The Limanda limanda chromosome 13, fLimLim1.1, whole genome shotgun sequence genome has a window encoding:
- the pask gene encoding PAS domain-containing serine/threonine-protein kinase, which translates to MSLSTEPRLGVRFKGDTICVVPDLSSDLLEDDLDLNKSFPHTRTPQYRQKLLALQRRCYPGSLTGERLDFFGSVATRNHQISSLHPDPHDSAVWPPDPSSMSEKEESLFSQLNSGNFGLTESLSVLNPNKVLLTVNHKTREILSVNEQACKLFECTPNELIGQKLDGFLKKTSQVLEQALEEDYLLEDGAVAAVSGKVVDVVTESGEMPFSVCFHKPSPIEEPWLVMMESVERFSAFLSFSQDGCVLTCDLAFAHLLGYHHPDELNGMSVKELIPFLQIPLHTHALPKMLKVQRRYGKSRGGALVPLCIKIQGAVLCGKPQDNETGFTCPSDILESSDVQDKQPCSPLTSPVCKTEASHSRGKEPSSGIQMDARVLSPSPALEYSGTVWVFAPLSGLLLLRPDGSICSIHDHLALSLFGYSRDELLGKSVTFLMPGFYGWMSDTDGKTCPFSNSEAEACKSAASSKISGKFDPSSLVAGDMATVHQAIMERTSSGRGRIFTGTGTRLEKQAGALSTLSPPVVTSTRVVMADDTTELMEEAAGVAPCMSQLDSADTTQALLKTFAWVEPPGEEGTFCHILPEPSQNDEKQQLCNGVQKNNQPANEIVPDTPTQRGHAVGTSPNKGKKQQSCASVLEDSSYEVISLESRSSSGFCETFAGNGGSDPGQAEEPHAAQVEDSASYFLDLNSNGELVTRALADLNLSSSIELLGGGEYGDDNQHSIISCVTNELLRTPSPCEVQFDQEAEPVETKEAAVVARNGSTEDLQKEPCEQEQWPAFSSIHNGKSAEFPVQRNGRSQSARDTPSTSTPKKQKVSGHTLSSDATEILEGRFEGSAYHRDGTRVDVQCEVCKTDLPDGSSMFCVWMSRPGQQGTMSQHDQSGVGLGERIGDALRSTMDLEHSRACEGQFEEEYQPIKGVGKGAFGFVWKAVRRSDGQEVVVKFIGKARIVSDCWLDDPMLGRVSQEIAILTRVQHHNIVKVLEVFDNGSYFQMVMEKHGEGLDLFEFIDMQPRLDEPLASYIFRQLVAAVFYLRAKNILHRDIKDENIIIDHCFHIRLIDFGSAAMMAPGKLFYNFCGTLEYCSPEVLQGNPYEGPELEMWSLGVMLYTLLFSENPFCDVGEILGAKLKPPFPLSADLTGMLNGLLHPDPVQRMVLDQLLLQPWISQPISLAEYSWKEVLPGTQSFCSPQQQESSPHVHNRPSLFPDCGDKTLSSDEEEEEEDEDERLSMVALETELQKYLCDN; encoded by the exons ATGTCGCTGTCGACCGAGCCTCGTCTCGGGGTCCGGTTTAAAGGAGACACCATCTGTGTGGTGCCCGACCTCTCCTCCGATCTCCTGGAAGATGACTTGGACCTGAACAAGTCCTTTCCTCACACCCGGACACCGCAGTACAGGCAGAAGCTGTTGGCTCTGCAACGTCGTTGTTATCCTGGTTCTTTGACGG gagaaCGTTTGGATTTTTTCGGTTCAGTTGCAACAAGAAACCACCAAATCTCTAGTTTACACCCTGACCCCCATGATTCTGCTGTCTGGCCGCCAGACCCGTCCTCTATGTCAGAGAAGGAAGAAAGCCTGTTCAGTCAACTAAACTCTGGAAACTTTGGCCTGACAGAATCGCTCTCTGTCCTGAACCCAAACAAAGTCCTTCTTACTGTCAACCATAAAACCCGAGAG attttgtcAGTGAACGAACAGGCCTGCAAACTGTTTGAGTGCACCCCCAATGAGCTGATTGGACAAAAGCTGGACGGTTTCTTAAAGAAAACCAGTCAGGTCTTGGAACAAGCATTGGAAGAAGATTATCTGCTGGAGGATGGAGCTGTTGCCGCTGTGTCTGGAAAAGTG GTGGATGTTGTGACGGAATCTGGAGAGATGCCGTTTTCAGTTTGCTTTCACAAACCCTCGCCTATTGAAGAGCCATGGCTTGTCATGATGGAAAGCGTAGAGCGGTTCTCAgcatttctctccttttcacAAGAT GGCTGTGTCCTAACCTGTGACCTGGCATTTGCACATCTGCTAGGATACCACCATCCTGACGAGTTAAATGGGATGTCTGTGAAGGAGCTAATCCCCTTTTTACAAATCCCCctgcacactcatgcattgcCCAAA ATGCTAAAGGTTCAGAGACGGTACGGTAAAAGCCGAGGGGGTGCATTAGTCCCGCTGTGTATCAAAATTCAGGGGGCTGTCTTATGTGGAAAACCCCAAGACAACGAAACTGGTTTCACCTGCCCATCAGATATCCTGGAAAGCTCTGATGTACAAGACAAGCAGCCTTGCTCCCCTCTCACCTCCCCTGTGTGTAAGACAGAAGCCTCACACTCTCGTGGAAAAGAACCATCTTCTG GAATCCAAATGGACGCCAGGGTCCTCTCCCCAAGCCCTGCGCTGGAGTACTCTGGAACAGTCTGGGTGTTTGCTCCTCTGAGcggtctcctcctgctccgtccTGATGGCTCCATCTGCAGCATTCACGACCACCTGGCCCTCAGTTTGTTTGGCTACAGCAGGGACGAGTTGCTAGGAAAG AGTGTCACTTTCCTGATGCCTGGTTTCTATGGATGGATGTCCGACACAGACGGAAAGACCTGTCCATTCTCCAATTCTGAGGCTGAGGCTTGTAAAAGTGCCGCCTCATCCAAAATATCAGGGAAATTTG ATCCGTCCTCACTGGTGGCAGGCGATATGGCCACGGTGCATCAAGCCATCATGGAAAGAACCTCgtcaggcagaggcaggatctTCACCGGAACCGGCACCAGACTGGAGAAACAGGCCGGCGCGTTATCAACTCTCTCCCCCCCTGTGGTCACGTCTACACGTGTGGTTAT GGCCGACGACACAAcagagctgatggaggaggcagcCGGGGTCGCTCCGTGCATGAGTCAGCTGGACAGTGCAGACACCACTCAGGCTCTCCTCAAGACATTTGCCTGGGTGGAACCTCCAGGAGAAGAAGGCACCTTCTGCCATATTCTCCCCGAACCATCACAGAACGATGAAAAACAGCAGCTTTGCAATGGGGTTCAGAAAAATAACCAACCTGCCAATGAGATTGTTCCAG ACACTCCCACTCAGAGAGGACATGCTGTTGGCACCTCCCCtaataaaggaaaaaaacaacaatcatgTGCCTCTGTCCTCGAGGATTCCAGCTATGAGGTCATTTCACTGGAGAGCAG ATCTTCCTCTGGCTTCTGTGAAACATTTGCTGGTAATGGTGGGTCTGACCCAGGCCAAGCAGAGGAGCCTCATGCAGCACAAGTGGAGGACTCAGCCAGCTACTTCCTGGACCTCAACAGTAATGGTGAACTGGTGACCCGGGCTCTGGCCGATCTGAATCTGAGCAGTAGTATAGAGCTGCTCGGTGGCGGAGAATATGGCGATGACAACCAACACTCCATAATATCCTGCGTTACAAACGAGCTCCTGCGGACACCCTCTCCATGCGAGGTACAGTTTGACCAAGAGGCGGAGCCTGTTGAGACTAAAGAAGCTGCTGTGGTGGCCAGAAATGGTTCAACTGAAGACCTACAAAAGGAGCCATGCGAGCAGGAACAATGGCCAGCTTTCTCTTCAATTCATAACGGAAAGAGTGCGGAGTTCCCCGTACAAAGGAATGGTAGGAGTCAGTCAGCGAGAGACACTCCTTCCACATCTACACCTAAAAAACAGAAAGTTAGCGGACACACCCTGTCCTCAGACGCTACAGAGATACTGGAGGGTCGATTTGAAGGAAGTGCCTATCACAGAGATGGCACAAGAGTAG ATGTGCAATGTGAGGTGTGCAAGACAGACCTCCCTGATGGAAGCTCTATGTTCTGTGTTTGGATGAGTAGACCTGGCCAGCAGGGGACGATGTCGCAGcacgaccaatcaggagtcggTCTCGGAGAG AGGATTGGTGATGCATTACGCTCCACCATGGACTTGGAGCACTCTCGAGCCTGTGAAGGACAGTTTGAAGAGGAGTACCAGCCAATTAAAGGTGTGGGTAAAGGAGCCTTCGGTTTTGTCTGGAAGGCAGTAAGACGCAGTGATGGGCAAGAA GTGGTGGTAAAGTTCATCGGTAAAGCCAGGATAGTAAGTGACTGCTGGTTAGACGACCCCATGCTGGGGCGAGTCAGCCAAGAGATTGCCATACTGACACGAGTGCAGCACCACAATATTGTCAAG GTGCTGGAGGTGTTTGACAACGGGAGCTACTTCCAGATGGTGATGGAGAAACACGGAGAAGGTCTGGACCTTTTTGAATTCATTGACATGCAGCCGAGGTTAGATGAGCCCCTGGCTAGCTACATCTTTAGACAG CTGGTGGCTGCTGTCTTCTACCTGAGGGCTAAGAACATCCTTCACAGGGACATCAAAGATGAGAACATCATCATCGACCACTGTTTCCACATTCGACTGATAGACTTTGGCTCTGCTGCCATGATGGCTCCAGGGAAGCTCTTTTACAATTTCTGTGGCACATTGGAGTACTGCTCCCCAGAGGTGCTTCAGGGAAATCC CTATGAGGGTCCGGAGCTGGAGATGTGGTCACTGGGGGTTATGCTCTACACTCTGCTCTTCAGTGAGAACCCCTTCTGTGATGTGGGTGAGATCCTTGGGGCAAAACTCAAGCCCCCGTTCCCCCTCTCTGCAG ATCTCACTGGCATGCTAAATGGGCTGCTGCACCCTGACCCTGTTCAGAGGATGGTTTTGGATCAGCTATTGCTGCAGCCCTGGATCAGTCAGCCCATTTCCCTGGCAGAGTACAGCTGGAAAGAGGTGCTTCCTGGAACTCAGAGCTTTT GTTCGCCACAGCAACAAGAGTCCAGCCCTCACGTTCACAATAGACCAAGCTTGTTCCCAGATTGTGGTGACAAGACTCTCTctagtgatgaggaggaggaggaggaagatgaggatgagagGTTGTCAATGGTGGCCCTGGAGACTGAGCTCCAGAAATACCTCTGTGACAACTAA